A window from Azoarcus sp. DD4 encodes these proteins:
- a CDS encoding DEAD/DEAH box helicase: MTFQSLGLAEELISAIEQSGYTTPTPVQMQAIPAAIAGADLLVSSHTGSGKTAAFTLPSLHRLAGRRPAPGSGPRVLVLTPTRELAQQVEQAVKTYGRALRWLNTACLVGGAPFFAQVKQLSRPVDVIVATPGRLLDHLNRRKLKLSDIEVLVLDEADRMLDMGFAEDIEAIVGATPASRQTLLFSATLDGVVGALANKLTRNPQRIEIATTEAKRGNIEQRLMFADDMGHKSRLLEALLGTDGLQQAVVFTATKRSADELSLSLQEKGFAAAALHGDMHQTVRNRTLQRLRQGRIGVLVATDVAARGIDVAGISHVINFDPPRQVEDYVHRIGRTGRAGRDGIAITLSGPRETGLIRAIERFTGDRLEVHTIPGLEPAPRRPSAPRPAGAGRPRFGSGGKPGGGYAGRGNSGGYGRDGHPSRGERSHGDRRERGPRG, translated from the coding sequence ATGACTTTCCAGAGCCTCGGCCTCGCCGAAGAACTCATTTCCGCCATTGAACAAAGCGGTTACACCACGCCGACCCCGGTGCAGATGCAGGCGATTCCCGCCGCCATCGCCGGTGCCGACCTGCTGGTGTCCTCGCATACCGGTAGCGGCAAGACCGCTGCCTTCACGCTGCCGTCGCTGCATCGCCTGGCCGGCCGTCGTCCGGCGCCGGGCAGCGGCCCGCGCGTGCTGGTGCTGACCCCGACGCGCGAACTCGCCCAACAGGTCGAGCAGGCGGTCAAGACCTATGGCCGCGCACTGCGCTGGCTCAATACCGCCTGCCTGGTCGGCGGCGCGCCTTTCTTCGCCCAGGTGAAGCAGCTCAGCCGTCCGGTCGACGTGATCGTGGCCACGCCGGGCCGCCTGCTGGACCACCTCAATCGCCGCAAGCTCAAGCTGTCGGACATCGAGGTGCTGGTGCTCGACGAAGCCGACCGCATGTTGGACATGGGCTTCGCCGAGGACATCGAGGCCATCGTCGGCGCGACCCCCGCTTCGCGCCAGACCCTGCTGTTCTCCGCCACGCTGGACGGCGTGGTCGGTGCGCTTGCCAACAAGCTCACCCGCAATCCGCAGCGCATCGAGATCGCCACGACCGAGGCCAAGCGCGGCAACATCGAGCAGCGCCTGATGTTCGCCGACGACATGGGCCACAAGAGCCGCCTGCTCGAAGCCCTGCTCGGCACCGACGGCCTGCAACAGGCCGTGGTGTTCACCGCGACCAAGCGCAGCGCCGACGAGCTGTCGCTCAGCCTGCAGGAAAAGGGCTTCGCCGCCGCCGCGCTGCATGGCGACATGCACCAGACGGTGCGCAACCGCACCCTGCAGCGCCTGCGCCAGGGCCGCATCGGCGTGCTGGTGGCGACCGACGTGGCTGCCCGCGGCATCGACGTCGCCGGCATCAGCCACGTCATCAACTTCGATCCGCCGCGTCAGGTCGAGGACTATGTGCACCGTATCGGCCGTACCGGCCGCGCCGGTCGCGACGGTATCGCGATCACCCTGTCGGGTCCGCGTGAAACCGGCCTGATCCGCGCGATCGAGCGCTTCACCGGTGATCGTCTCGAAGTGCATACCATCCCGGGGCTGGAGCCGGCGCCGCGCCGTCCGTCCGCGCCGCGCCCTGCCGGTGCCGGTCGTCCGCGCTTCGGCAGCGGTGGCAAGCCGGGTGGTGGCTACGCCGGCCGCGGCAATAGCGGTGGTTATGGCCGCGACGGTCATCCCTCCCGCGGCGAGCGCAGCCATGGTGACCGCCGCGAGCGTGGTCCGCGCGGCTGA
- the nusB gene encoding transcription antitermination factor NusB, which produces MSTKMARRRARELALQGVYQWLLSGNSPQVVEAHVESEAENFDKVDRELFVMLLRGTLDNVESLQAEFAPFIHRPIDELSPIERAILLLGTHELKHNIETPYRVVINEAIELAKGYGGTDGHRFVNGVLDKLAAQLRALEVEAARAKKDGAAGSA; this is translated from the coding sequence ATGAGCACCAAGATGGCGCGTCGCCGCGCCCGTGAACTCGCCCTGCAGGGCGTCTACCAGTGGCTGCTGTCGGGCAATTCGCCGCAGGTGGTCGAAGCCCACGTCGAATCCGAAGCGGAGAACTTCGACAAGGTCGACCGCGAGCTTTTCGTGATGCTGCTGCGCGGCACGCTGGACAACGTGGAAAGCCTGCAGGCGGAGTTCGCCCCCTTCATTCACCGCCCGATAGACGAGCTGTCGCCGATCGAGCGCGCCATCCTGCTGCTCGGCACCCACGAGTTGAAGCACAACATCGAAACGCCCTACCGCGTGGTCATCAACGAGGCCATCGAGCTCGCCAAGGGCTACGGCGGCACCGACGGTCACCGCTTTGTCAATGGCGTGCTCGACAAGCTCGCTGCACAGCTGCGCGCGCTGGAAGTCGAAGCTGCACGCGCAAAGAAAGATGGTGCTGCCGGCTCCGCCTGA
- the ribH gene encoding 6,7-dimethyl-8-ribityllumazine synthase encodes MARYDNIAEFEPDLDGKGLRVGIVMSRFNQDVCEGLLSACTAELLKLGVSPDLIRIATVPGALEIPLVLQKMGLSGKFDALVALGAVIRGETYHFELVSNEMGAGITRIGLDTGVPIANGVLTTEDDDQALARMQEKGSDCARTAVEMANLLKVVQ; translated from the coding sequence ATGGCCCGCTACGACAACATCGCTGAATTCGAACCCGACCTGGACGGCAAAGGCCTGCGCGTCGGCATCGTCATGAGCCGCTTCAACCAGGACGTCTGCGAAGGCCTGCTGTCAGCCTGCACCGCCGAACTGCTCAAGCTCGGCGTCTCGCCTGACCTCATCCGCATCGCCACCGTGCCGGGCGCGCTGGAAATCCCCCTGGTGCTGCAGAAGATGGGCCTCTCCGGCAAGTTCGACGCGCTGGTCGCGCTGGGTGCGGTCATCCGCGGCGAAACCTACCACTTCGAGCTGGTCTCCAACGAAATGGGCGCCGGCATCACCCGCATCGGCCTGGATACCGGCGTGCCCATCGCCAACGGCGTGCTCACCACCGAGGACGACGACCAGGCGCTGGCCCGCATGCAGGAAAAGGGCAGCGACTGCGCGCGCACCGCGGTCGAGATGGCCAATCTGCTGAAGGTCGTGCAATGA
- the ribBA gene encoding bifunctional 3,4-dihydroxy-2-butanone-4-phosphate synthase/GTP cyclohydrolase II, translating to MSALAPITDIIADIRAGKMVILVDEEDRENEGDLVMAAEFVTPEAINFMAKYGRGLICLTLTDERCRQLGLQQMVRDNRTPHGTAFTVSIEAATGVTTGISAHDRARTVQVAVARHAKPDDIVMPGHIFPLTAQKGGVLIRAGHTEAGCDLAQLAGLEPAAVICEILKDDGTMARLPDLVEFAAEHGLKIGAIRDLIEYRAATEHLVEKVTEKDVDTPHGRFRLSAFEDRTSGDIHFALTRGDIRPDAETLVRVHEPISVVDFLDPASGRHSFAVNDALAAIAQAQAGAIVLLYRPQSGQDLLANLTGTAAERPVKWDPRLFGVGAQILKSLGVGKMRLLANPRKIPSMAGFGLEITGFVDKT from the coding sequence ATGAGCGCACTCGCCCCGATCACCGACATCATCGCCGACATCCGTGCCGGCAAGATGGTCATCCTCGTCGACGAAGAAGACCGCGAGAACGAAGGCGACCTGGTGATGGCCGCCGAATTCGTCACGCCCGAGGCGATCAACTTCATGGCCAAGTACGGCCGCGGCCTGATCTGCCTGACGCTCACCGACGAACGCTGCCGCCAACTCGGCCTGCAGCAGATGGTGCGCGACAACCGCACACCGCACGGCACCGCCTTCACCGTGTCGATCGAAGCGGCCACCGGCGTCACCACCGGCATCTCGGCGCACGACCGCGCCCGCACCGTGCAGGTTGCGGTCGCCCGCCACGCCAAGCCGGACGACATCGTGATGCCCGGCCACATCTTCCCGCTCACCGCACAGAAGGGCGGCGTGCTGATCCGCGCCGGCCACACCGAGGCCGGCTGCGACCTCGCCCAACTCGCCGGGCTCGAACCCGCCGCGGTGATCTGCGAGATCCTCAAGGACGACGGCACCATGGCCCGCCTGCCGGATCTGGTGGAATTCGCCGCCGAGCACGGCCTCAAGATCGGCGCCATCCGCGACCTGATCGAGTACCGCGCGGCCACCGAGCACCTGGTCGAGAAGGTCACCGAGAAGGACGTCGACACGCCGCACGGTCGCTTCCGCCTGTCCGCGTTCGAGGACCGCACCTCGGGCGACATCCACTTCGCGCTCACCCGCGGCGACATCCGCCCGGACGCCGAAACCCTGGTGCGGGTGCACGAGCCGATCTCGGTGGTCGACTTCCTCGACCCGGCCAGCGGCCGCCACAGCTTCGCGGTAAACGATGCGCTGGCCGCGATCGCCCAGGCCCAGGCCGGCGCCATCGTGCTGCTCTACCGGCCGCAGTCCGGCCAGGACCTGCTCGCCAACCTCACCGGCACCGCGGCCGAACGCCCGGTGAAGTGGGATCCGCGCCTGTTCGGCGTCGGCGCCCAGATCCTCAAGTCGCTCGGCGTCGGCAAGATGCGCCTGCTCGCCAACCCACGCAAGATCCCGAGCATGGCCGGCTTCGGCCTCGAGATCACCGGCTTCGTCGACAAGACCTGA
- a CDS encoding riboflavin synthase, producing MFSGIVAACGRIEHIEPLADGLRLTVDTATLDLSDVQIGDSIANSGVCLTVIERDGQRVKFDVSRETLNCTVGLDAVGNELNLEKALQLSDRLGGHLVTGHVDGVGEVLKFAPVGESHELVIRAPGAIAGYIAKKGSVTVNGVSLTVNRVEGPDFSINLIPHTVAVTNLKHLEPGSRVNLEIDLIARYVERMLAWREEESKDKA from the coding sequence ATGTTCTCCGGCATCGTGGCCGCTTGCGGCCGTATCGAACACATCGAGCCCCTCGCCGATGGCCTGCGCCTGACCGTGGACACCGCCACGCTCGACCTTTCCGACGTGCAGATCGGCGACAGCATCGCCAACAGCGGCGTCTGCCTTACCGTGATCGAGCGCGACGGCCAGCGCGTCAAGTTCGACGTCTCGCGCGAGACCCTCAACTGCACCGTCGGGCTGGATGCCGTCGGCAACGAGCTCAACCTCGAAAAGGCGCTGCAGCTGTCCGACCGCCTCGGCGGCCATCTGGTCACCGGCCATGTGGACGGCGTCGGCGAAGTGCTGAAGTTCGCGCCGGTGGGCGAAAGCCACGAACTGGTTATCCGCGCCCCCGGCGCCATCGCCGGCTACATCGCGAAGAAGGGCTCGGTCACGGTCAACGGCGTCAGCCTCACGGTGAACCGTGTCGAAGGGCCGGACTTCTCGATCAACCTGATCCCGCACACCGTGGCGGTGACCAACCTCAAGCACCTCGAGCCGGGCAGCCGGGTCAACCTCGAGATCGACCTCATCGCCCGCTACGTCGAGCGCATGCTCGCCTGGCGCGAAGAAGAATCCAAGGACAAGGCATGA
- the dsbD gene encoding protein-disulfide reductase DsbD — protein sequence MHRLLTLLALVASLLALSAHAAEPIQPEKAFAMRAQAFDGQTVEVVFDIARDYYLYGNKFRFSAEPATVTLGEAQRPPGKIKDDEFFGKVETYRGELRMLLPVSAPPGVRRFELTVSSQGCWDGGVCYPPTPQRASIDLDAVPAAGSGSLLDRALAQASPADAGADTAGTGDESGRIAGLLRDASVPLVLASFFGFGLLLAFTPCHFPMIPILSGIIVGGGQHLSRGRTFALSIAYVLGMAATYAAAGVAAGLSGTLLVAALQNVWVLSAFALVFVLLSLSMFGFYELQMPNALQSRIADTASHNKGGHLGGVAAMGALSALIVGPCIAAPLAGALLYIARSGDAVLGGGALFAMGLGLGAPLLAVGMATRSVLPKVGPWMDGVKKAFGVILLGVAIWLLMPVLPPLAGMLAWAALLLFSGIFLHALDPLPPQAKGWQRFWKGVGVVLAISGAAMLIGALAGSRDPLQPLAVLRAEAAAAKAAPAFEKVDSIAELDARLASAGRPVMLDFYADWCVSCKEMERYTFPDAQVAARMDRMLLLKADVTANSEAHKALLKRFGLFGPPGIIFFDAAGQERDGLRVVGYMKAEAFAGILDTALR from the coding sequence ATCCACCGCCTGCTGACCCTGCTCGCCCTCGTCGCCAGCCTGCTCGCCCTCTCCGCCCACGCCGCCGAACCCATCCAGCCGGAAAAGGCTTTCGCGATGCGCGCCCAGGCCTTCGACGGCCAGACCGTGGAAGTGGTGTTCGACATCGCCAGGGACTACTACCTCTACGGCAACAAGTTCCGCTTCAGCGCCGAACCGGCCACGGTGACGCTGGGCGAGGCCCAGCGGCCGCCGGGCAAGATCAAGGACGACGAATTCTTCGGTAAGGTCGAGACCTACCGCGGCGAACTGCGCATGCTGCTGCCGGTCAGCGCCCCGCCCGGCGTGCGCCGCTTCGAACTCACGGTGAGCAGCCAGGGCTGCTGGGACGGCGGCGTGTGCTACCCGCCGACGCCGCAGCGCGCCTCCATCGATCTCGACGCCGTGCCCGCTGCGGGCAGCGGCAGCCTGCTCGATCGCGCGCTGGCGCAAGCCTCGCCGGCCGACGCCGGTGCGGATACCGCCGGCACGGGCGATGAAAGCGGCCGCATCGCCGGCCTGCTGCGCGACGCCAGCGTGCCGCTGGTGCTGGCCAGCTTCTTCGGCTTCGGCCTGCTGCTCGCCTTCACGCCCTGCCACTTCCCGATGATCCCCATCCTGTCGGGCATCATCGTCGGCGGTGGCCAGCACCTGTCGCGCGGGCGCACTTTTGCGCTGTCGATCGCCTACGTGCTGGGCATGGCGGCCACCTACGCCGCTGCCGGCGTCGCGGCCGGGCTGTCGGGCACGCTGCTGGTCGCCGCACTGCAGAACGTCTGGGTGCTGTCCGCCTTCGCGCTGGTCTTCGTGCTGCTGTCGCTGTCGATGTTCGGCTTCTACGAACTGCAGATGCCGAACGCACTGCAAAGCCGGATCGCCGACACCGCCAGCCACAACAAGGGCGGCCACCTCGGCGGCGTGGCCGCGATGGGCGCGCTGTCGGCGCTGATCGTCGGCCCCTGCATCGCTGCACCGCTGGCCGGTGCCCTGCTCTACATCGCCCGCAGCGGCGATGCGGTGCTGGGCGGTGGAGCCTTGTTCGCGATGGGCCTGGGGCTGGGTGCGCCGCTGCTCGCCGTCGGCATGGCGACGCGCTCGGTGCTGCCCAAGGTCGGCCCGTGGATGGACGGCGTGAAAAAGGCCTTCGGCGTGATCCTGCTCGGCGTGGCGATCTGGCTGCTGATGCCGGTGCTGCCGCCGCTCGCCGGCATGCTCGCATGGGCGGCGCTGCTGCTGTTCTCGGGCATCTTCCTGCATGCGCTCGACCCGCTGCCGCCGCAGGCCAAGGGCTGGCAACGCTTCTGGAAGGGCGTGGGCGTGGTGCTGGCTATAAGCGGCGCCGCCATGCTGATCGGCGCCCTCGCCGGCTCGCGCGACCCGCTGCAGCCGCTGGCGGTGCTGCGCGCCGAAGCCGCGGCAGCCAAGGCTGCGCCGGCGTTCGAGAAGGTCGACTCGATCGCCGAGCTGGACGCCCGCCTGGCCAGCGCCGGCAGGCCGGTAATGCTCGATTTCTACGCCGACTGGTGCGTGTCCTGCAAGGAGATGGAGCGCTACACCTTCCCCGACGCGCAGGTGGCCGCGCGCATGGACCGGATGCTGCTCCTCAAGGCCGACGTCACCGCCAACAGCGAGGCGCACAAGGCGCTGCTCAAGCGCTTCGGCCTGTTCGGCCCGCCGGGCATCATCTTCTTCGATGCCGCCGGGCAGGAGCGCGACGGCCTGCGCGTGGTGGGCTACATGAAGGCGGAGGCTTTCGCCGGCATCCTCGACACCGCGCTGCGGTAG
- the cutA gene encoding divalent-cation tolerance protein CutA — MTDTLIVITTLPDAEHAAALAARVVEERVAACVNILAPCTSVYRWQGQVETATEVPLLIKTAAARYPALEAVIRAHHPYELPEIVAVPVERGLPAYLDWVAVEAAPN, encoded by the coding sequence ATGACCGACACCCTGATCGTCATCACCACCCTGCCCGACGCCGAACACGCGGCCGCCCTGGCCGCGCGCGTGGTGGAAGAGCGCGTCGCCGCCTGCGTGAACATCCTCGCGCCCTGCACCTCGGTGTATCGGTGGCAGGGACAGGTCGAAACCGCCACCGAAGTGCCGCTGCTGATCAAGACCGCCGCTGCGCGCTACCCGGCGCTCGAAGCGGTGATCCGCGCCCATCACCCCTACGAACTTCCCGAGATCGTCGCGGTCCCTGTTGAGCGCGGCCTGCCGGCCTACCTCGACTGGGTCGCCGTCGAGGCCGCGCCCAACTGA
- a CDS encoding nitronate monooxygenase, whose protein sequence is MKRVDDFRLRLGSKELVPIMVGGMGVDISTAELSLEAARLGGIGHISDAMVPTVSDRRFNTKYVKNKLQQYKFNVANSDKSVVQFDLGLLAEATALHVGRTMEAKRGDGLVFINCMEKLTMNGPKETLRVRLQAALDAGIDGITLAAGLHLGSFALIQDHPRFNDVKLGIIVSSLRALQLFLKKNGRTGRLPDYVVVEGPLAGGHLGFGMDWAKYDLATIVAEIRDWLKAEQLDIPLIPAGGIFTGSDAVGFLEMGAAAVQVATRFTVTEECGLPEDVQQEYFKASEQDIEVNQISPTGYPMRMLKNSPAIGDGIRPNCEAYGYLLDASGNCQYIEAYNREVAAHPEARKVKVWDKTCLCTHMRNFECWTCGQYTYRLKDTTRRNEDGSYRILSAEHVFHDYQFSTDNQIALPD, encoded by the coding sequence ATGAAGCGCGTCGATGATTTTCGCCTGCGGCTGGGCTCTAAGGAACTGGTGCCCATCATGGTGGGCGGCATGGGGGTCGACATCTCGACCGCCGAGCTGTCGCTCGAAGCTGCCCGCCTGGGCGGCATCGGCCATATTTCCGACGCGATGGTGCCCACGGTCTCCGACCGCCGCTTCAACACCAAGTACGTCAAGAACAAGCTGCAGCAGTACAAGTTCAACGTCGCCAATTCCGACAAGTCGGTGGTGCAGTTCGACCTCGGCCTGCTCGCCGAAGCCACCGCGCTGCATGTCGGCAGGACGATGGAAGCCAAGCGCGGTGACGGCCTGGTCTTCATCAACTGCATGGAAAAGCTGACGATGAACGGGCCGAAGGAAACCTTGCGGGTGCGCCTGCAGGCGGCGCTGGATGCCGGCATCGACGGCATCACGCTGGCCGCCGGCCTGCACCTCGGCTCCTTCGCGCTGATCCAGGACCACCCCCGCTTCAACGACGTCAAGCTGGGCATCATCGTGTCCTCGCTGCGTGCGCTGCAGCTCTTCCTGAAGAAAAACGGCCGTACCGGCCGCCTGCCCGACTACGTCGTGGTCGAAGGCCCGCTGGCCGGCGGCCACCTCGGCTTCGGCATGGACTGGGCCAAGTACGACCTCGCCACCATCGTCGCCGAGATCCGCGACTGGCTGAAGGCCGAGCAGCTCGACATCCCGCTGATCCCCGCCGGCGGCATCTTCACCGGCTCGGACGCGGTCGGCTTCCTGGAAATGGGCGCCGCCGCCGTGCAGGTGGCGACCCGCTTCACCGTGACCGAGGAATGCGGCCTGCCGGAAGACGTGCAGCAGGAGTACTTCAAGGCAAGCGAGCAGGACATCGAGGTCAACCAGATCTCGCCCACCGGCTACCCGATGCGCATGTTGAAGAACAGCCCGGCGATCGGCGACGGCATCCGTCCGAACTGCGAAGCCTACGGCTATCTGCTGGACGCCTCCGGCAACTGCCAGTACATCGAGGCCTACAACCGCGAAGTGGCGGCGCACCCGGAAGCGCGCAAGGTCAAGGTGTGGGACAAGACCTGCCTGTGCACCCACATGCGCAACTTCGAGTGCTGGACCTGTGGCCAGTACACCTACCGGCTGAAGGACACCACCCGCCGCAACGAGGATGGCAGCTACCGCATCCTCAGCGCCGAGCACGTCTTCCACGACTACCAGTTCAGCACCGACAACCAGATCGCCCTGCCGGACTGA
- a CDS encoding helix-hairpin-helix domain-containing protein: MYSHDAIPASAQPARLDTSRYAFDGDFVSLGADILVQDAGYAASRPWLLQLWAAAADTGRVKLAEAVCRVDGAGPDGRIRLHATAAAHPPAGKGEHRLSLVLATDDGIGVRVLDQADFPCDIAFVQPSLDGTAGYRIDEDGIAIQVGRVFNPRPADNLSGTLALELWALPAPYRGGAFSGIQLGSVALGSLAGQAEWTDVARTLPRPSLPAGSWHFALMLREWTGNGYLTRDYSNFALPVDGPLHSTLAAAPIAHDLDTVDAVEQAAAPAPDAAPAPDAVPAPVAEPAAARPADKRAAKRAAKSGAARRPAASADKNTVSINHDPVDRIAAIKGLPTRVAEAIVAGRPWQRIEDLRMVKGMGDKLLDKLRAFIRL; encoded by the coding sequence ATGTACAGCCACGACGCCATTCCGGCCTCCGCCCAGCCCGCTCGACTCGACACCAGCCGCTACGCCTTCGACGGCGACTTCGTCAGCCTCGGCGCCGACATCCTGGTGCAGGACGCGGGATACGCCGCCAGCCGGCCCTGGCTGCTGCAGCTGTGGGCCGCTGCGGCCGACACCGGCCGCGTGAAGCTGGCCGAAGCAGTCTGCCGTGTCGACGGCGCCGGCCCGGATGGCCGCATCCGCCTGCACGCCACCGCGGCCGCCCACCCGCCGGCCGGCAAGGGCGAGCACCGGCTCAGCCTGGTGCTCGCAACCGACGACGGCATCGGCGTCCGCGTGCTCGATCAGGCCGACTTCCCCTGCGACATCGCTTTCGTGCAGCCGAGCCTGGACGGCACGGCCGGCTACCGGATCGACGAGGACGGCATCGCGATCCAGGTGGGCCGCGTGTTCAATCCGCGCCCGGCGGACAACCTCAGCGGCACGCTTGCACTCGAACTGTGGGCCCTGCCGGCTCCCTATCGCGGCGGCGCCTTCAGCGGCATCCAGCTCGGCAGTGTCGCGCTGGGGAGTCTGGCCGGTCAGGCGGAATGGACCGACGTGGCACGCACCCTGCCCCGGCCCAGCCTGCCCGCCGGCAGCTGGCACTTCGCCCTGATGCTGCGCGAATGGACAGGCAACGGCTACCTGACCCGCGACTACAGCAATTTCGCCCTGCCGGTGGACGGTCCGCTGCACTCGACGCTTGCCGCAGCGCCCATCGCCCACGACCTCGACACCGTCGATGCCGTCGAGCAGGCGGCAGCACCGGCGCCCGATGCAGCACCGGCGCCCGATGCAGTACCGGCGCCAGTCGCCGAACCGGCCGCGGCGCGCCCGGCCGACAAGCGCGCAGCCAAGCGCGCGGCCAAGTCCGGCGCCGCGCGTCGCCCGGCGGCCAGCGCCGACAAGAACACGGTGTCGATCAACCACGATCCGGTGGACCGTATCGCCGCGATCAAGGGTCTGCCCACGCGCGTCGCCGAAGCCATCGTCGCCGGCCGCCCGTGGCAGCGCATCGAGGACCTGCGCATGGTGAAGGGCATGGGCGACAAGCTGCTGGACAAGCTGCGCGCCTTCATCCGCCTGTAA